A genomic window from Salvia miltiorrhiza cultivar Shanhuang (shh) chromosome 5, IMPLAD_Smil_shh, whole genome shotgun sequence includes:
- the LOC130984988 gene encoding protein IQ-DOMAIN 19-like isoform X1, which produces MGKASRWIRNLLMGGKREDKAKAFPPETCTSTSLGIMVVATPKVRRRWSFKRPPGPKPVTHKSSKSFDSIYMPKQDLLALPMTPPTLNAHAAATRIQATYRSYLARRALRALRGLVKLQGLARGYLVRKQMNTVLRSIHAVMAIQVRARIQRIQMGEDQPPLVVGRRNSYTGPSSASDRQLGKLISENAGDGNILATSRGLRSRSGRVPAERVEYGSRVYSSGRLSVSQREYQLKMSPSPSTLSFTDSSSTTCDGQLEEFSLKMARRNSRRYSASPENKHPFIIPSSQSQDYMPSNSTMFPNYMTNTKSSQAKARSHSEPRQRPKQKGKRSSSMDGKNDKQNEYPWLCKLYRSDKSTDEGDCDSSIGAMAVISKHMQSLVPFEGVCALSFSFTGNFAMFTYLSFRYSWPLISFIKTAASHEFVLMLQLHGRDRGLRDQNKRLAAIQSRPRRSRSTPEVSKL; this is translated from the exons ATGGGGAAGGCAAGCAGATGGATCAGAAATTTACTGATGGGGGGGAAGAGGGAGGACAAGGCCAAGGCGTTCCCACCCGAGACCTGCACGTCTACGTCGTTGGGCATAATGGTCGTCGCCACGCCTAAAGTGAGACGGAGATGGAGTTTCAAGAGACCACCCGGCCCCAAACCCGTCACTCACAAGAGCAGTAAATCGTTCGACTCAATCTACATGCCGAAGCAAGACTTACTGGCTCTGCCTATGACTCCTCCTACGTTAAATGCACATGCAGCTGCCACCAGAATACAAGCTACCTATCGTTCTTATTTG GCGAGGAGAGCACTGCGGGCGTTGAGAGGATTAGTGAAGTTGCAAGGCTTGGCAAGGGGTTACTTGGTGAGGAAACAAATGAATACCGTGCTGAGGTCCATCCACGCTGTGATGGCGATTCAAGTTAGAGCTCGGATTCAAAGGATCCAAATGGGGGAGGATCAACCGCCCCTCGTTGTGGGAAGGAGAAACTCTTACACGGGGCCATCATCAGCATCTGATAGACAACTTGGAAAACTAATTAGT GAAAATGCAGGTGATGGGAACATTTTGGCAACAAGCAGAGGTTTAAGAAGCAGAAGCGGGCGTGTACCTGCTGAGAGAGTGGAGTATGGATCGAGAGTGTATAGCTCCGGTCGTCTGTCAGTCTCTCAAAGAGAATATCAGCTGAAAATGAGTCCCAGTCCATCAACACTGTCCTTCACAGATTCAAGCTCAACAACCTGTGATGGACAACTAGAggaattttcattaaaaatggCGAGAAGAAATTCAAGACGATACTCTGCTAGCCCAGAAAATAAGCATCCATTTATCATACCATCTTCACAGAGCCAAGATTATATGCCCTCTAACTCCACCATGTTTCCAAATTACATGACCAATACAAAGTCATCACAAGCCAAGGCCAGATCACATAGTGAACCGAGGCAGCGCCCTAAGCAGAAAGGCAAGCGATCATCATCCATGGATGGGAAAAATGATAAACAAAATGAGTACCCTTGGCTTTGCAAGCTGTATCGTTCTGACAAATCCACTGATGAAGGAGACTGTGATTCCAGTATAGGTGCAATGGCTGTTATTTCCAAACATATGCAGTCGTTAGTCCCATTTGAAGGGGTATGTGCTCTGTCATTTTCTTTTACTGGAAATTTTGCTATGTTTACATACTTGAGCTTCAGATATAGCTGGCCTCTGATTTCATTTATTAAAACTGCAGCCTCCCATGAATTTGTATTGATGCTTCAGCTTCACGGTCGAGATCGGGGTCTTAGAGATCAGAACAAGAGATTAGCAGCAATTCAGTCACGGCCACGGAGATCAAGAAGTACACCGGAAGTCTCTAAACTGTAG
- the LOC130984988 gene encoding protein IQ-DOMAIN 19-like isoform X2, protein MGKASRWIRNLLMGGKREDKAKAFPPETCTSTSLGIMVVATPKVRRRWSFKRPPGPKPVTHKSSKSFDSIYMPKQDLLALPMTPPTLNAHAAATRIQATYRSYLARRALRALRGLVKLQGLARGYLVRKQMNTVLRSIHAVMAIQVRARIQRIQMGEDQPPLVVGRRNSYTGPSSASDRQLGKLISENAGDGNILATSRGLRSRSGRVPAERVEYGSRVYSSGRLSVSQREYQLKMSPSPSTLSFTDSSSTTCDGQLEEFSLKMARRNSRRYSASPENKHPFIIPSSQSQDYMPSNSTMFPNYMTNTKSSQAKARSHSEPRQRPKQKGKRSSSMDGKNDKQNEYPWLCKLYRSDKSTDEGDCDSSIGAMAVISKHMQSLVPFEGPPMNLY, encoded by the exons ATGGGGAAGGCAAGCAGATGGATCAGAAATTTACTGATGGGGGGGAAGAGGGAGGACAAGGCCAAGGCGTTCCCACCCGAGACCTGCACGTCTACGTCGTTGGGCATAATGGTCGTCGCCACGCCTAAAGTGAGACGGAGATGGAGTTTCAAGAGACCACCCGGCCCCAAACCCGTCACTCACAAGAGCAGTAAATCGTTCGACTCAATCTACATGCCGAAGCAAGACTTACTGGCTCTGCCTATGACTCCTCCTACGTTAAATGCACATGCAGCTGCCACCAGAATACAAGCTACCTATCGTTCTTATTTG GCGAGGAGAGCACTGCGGGCGTTGAGAGGATTAGTGAAGTTGCAAGGCTTGGCAAGGGGTTACTTGGTGAGGAAACAAATGAATACCGTGCTGAGGTCCATCCACGCTGTGATGGCGATTCAAGTTAGAGCTCGGATTCAAAGGATCCAAATGGGGGAGGATCAACCGCCCCTCGTTGTGGGAAGGAGAAACTCTTACACGGGGCCATCATCAGCATCTGATAGACAACTTGGAAAACTAATTAGT GAAAATGCAGGTGATGGGAACATTTTGGCAACAAGCAGAGGTTTAAGAAGCAGAAGCGGGCGTGTACCTGCTGAGAGAGTGGAGTATGGATCGAGAGTGTATAGCTCCGGTCGTCTGTCAGTCTCTCAAAGAGAATATCAGCTGAAAATGAGTCCCAGTCCATCAACACTGTCCTTCACAGATTCAAGCTCAACAACCTGTGATGGACAACTAGAggaattttcattaaaaatggCGAGAAGAAATTCAAGACGATACTCTGCTAGCCCAGAAAATAAGCATCCATTTATCATACCATCTTCACAGAGCCAAGATTATATGCCCTCTAACTCCACCATGTTTCCAAATTACATGACCAATACAAAGTCATCACAAGCCAAGGCCAGATCACATAGTGAACCGAGGCAGCGCCCTAAGCAGAAAGGCAAGCGATCATCATCCATGGATGGGAAAAATGATAAACAAAATGAGTACCCTTGGCTTTGCAAGCTGTATCGTTCTGACAAATCCACTGATGAAGGAGACTGTGATTCCAGTATAGGTGCAATGGCTGTTATTTCCAAACATATGCAGTCGTTAGTCCCATTTGAAGGG CCTCCCATGAATTTGTATTGA